The following proteins come from a genomic window of Thiothrix unzii:
- the pepN gene encoding aminopeptidase N, with translation MKQGQPQTIYLKDYCAPAYRVDAVSLVFELGEESTQVTCVANYRRNAGVATDAPLELYGERLELLALRVNGRTLTADDYALSDTDLRIFGMSALATVEIVTRIYPQKNTSLEGLYQSSGNFCTQCEAQGFRKITYYPDRPDVMSVFTTQILADKAKYPVLLSNGNLTGSGDLPDGRHWARWEDPFHKPAYLFALVAGNLQHVEDHYTTLSGRDVTLRIYTEAHNIDKCDHAMQSLKRAMQWDEQRFGLEYDLDIYMVVAVDDFNMGAMENKGLNVFNSKLVFASPETATDGDYIAIESVIGHEYFHNWTGNRVTCRDWFQLSLKEGLTVFRDQEFTSDLHSRAVKRIEDVRKLRTHQFAEDASPMAHPIRPAAYMEINNFYTMTVYEKGSEVVRMYQTLLGRDGFRNGMDLYFQRHDGQAVTTEDFLAAMADANGADLAQFQRWYDQAGTPEVAVRMDYDAAAKTCTLHVTQNCPATPEAALKQPFLIPLAVGLLGSEGQDLVGTAVLKLTESAQQFSFNDIPEMPVPSLLRGFSAPVRLSYPYTSAELIFLMKHDSDAFNRWDAGQRLAMETILAMLAAQERGEACGLEHDFISAYQAVLTDANLDPALRAEAMTLPSEADIAEVARPCDPEAIHAIRELIYSTLANALRIDLETLYDALNTDGEYTVDALSIGRRSLKNVCLDYLGRVKDEGIHALCHQQYQEAGNMTDALAALAVLNRIQCPERDAALQHFHDRWQHDALVMDKWFAVQAVSPLPETLAEIQTLMQHPLFDLRNPNKVRALIGSFAMRNPLHFHAQDGSGYVFLADNVLQLDAMNPQIASRMVRPLMSWRHYEPVRSGLMKAQLERIQAQQGLSGDVFEIVSKSLT, from the coding sequence ATGAAACAAGGACAACCCCAAACCATTTACCTCAAAGATTATTGTGCGCCTGCGTATCGGGTGGATGCGGTTTCGCTGGTGTTTGAACTGGGTGAGGAATCAACCCAAGTGACGTGCGTGGCGAATTACCGGCGTAATGCGGGTGTGGCTACGGACGCGCCGTTGGAATTGTACGGTGAAAGGTTGGAATTGCTGGCTCTGCGGGTTAATGGGCGCACCTTGACGGCGGATGATTACGCATTAAGCGATACCGATTTGCGTATTTTTGGGATGTCAGCGTTGGCAACGGTGGAAATAGTGACGCGGATTTACCCGCAAAAAAATACCTCGTTGGAAGGCTTGTATCAGTCCAGCGGTAATTTTTGCACCCAATGCGAAGCGCAGGGTTTTCGCAAAATCACCTATTACCCGGATCGCCCGGATGTGATGAGTGTGTTTACCACGCAAATTCTGGCGGATAAAGCCAAGTATCCGGTGTTGTTATCCAACGGCAATTTAACCGGTAGCGGTGATTTGCCAGACGGTCGGCATTGGGCGCGGTGGGAAGACCCGTTCCATAAACCAGCGTATTTATTCGCATTAGTGGCGGGTAATTTGCAACACGTTGAGGATCATTACACCACGCTGTCGGGGCGTGATGTGACCCTGCGGATTTATACCGAAGCGCACAATATCGACAAATGTGATCATGCTATGCAGTCGTTAAAGCGTGCGATGCAGTGGGATGAACAGCGTTTCGGGCTGGAATACGACCTTGATATTTACATGGTGGTAGCCGTCGACGACTTCAATATGGGGGCGATGGAAAACAAAGGGTTGAACGTGTTCAACTCCAAGTTGGTATTCGCCAGCCCGGAAACCGCCACCGATGGCGATTACATTGCGATTGAATCGGTGATCGGGCATGAGTATTTCCATAACTGGACGGGCAATCGGGTGACGTGCCGTGATTGGTTTCAGTTGTCGTTGAAAGAGGGGTTGACGGTTTTCCGTGATCAGGAATTTACCTCAGATTTGCATTCGCGGGCGGTAAAGCGTATTGAGGATGTGCGTAAATTGCGCACTCACCAGTTTGCGGAAGATGCCAGCCCGATGGCGCACCCGATTCGTCCGGCGGCTTACATGGAAATTAACAATTTCTATACCATGACCGTGTACGAAAAAGGCTCAGAAGTGGTGCGTATGTACCAAACATTGCTTGGGCGCGACGGTTTCCGCAACGGCATGGATCTGTATTTCCAACGACATGATGGGCAAGCGGTGACGACTGAAGATTTCCTCGCGGCAATGGCGGATGCGAATGGCGCAGATTTGGCGCAATTCCAACGCTGGTATGATCAAGCCGGTACGCCGGAAGTCGCGGTGCGGATGGATTACGACGCGGCAGCAAAAACCTGTACTTTGCACGTTACCCAAAACTGTCCGGCAACCCCCGAAGCTGCGCTCAAACAGCCGTTTTTGATTCCTCTGGCGGTGGGTTTACTGGGTAGTGAAGGGCAGGATTTGGTGGGAACAGCAGTATTAAAACTCACCGAATCCGCACAGCAATTCAGCTTTAATGATATTCCTGAAATGCCCGTACCGTCATTATTACGCGGTTTCTCTGCGCCTGTGCGCCTGAGTTACCCGTACACCTCGGCTGAATTAATCTTTTTGATGAAACACGATAGCGATGCGTTTAACCGTTGGGATGCGGGGCAACGCTTGGCGATGGAAACGATTTTAGCGATGTTGGCGGCGCAAGAGCGCGGTGAAGCTTGCGGCTTGGAACACGATTTCATCAGTGCGTATCAGGCGGTATTAACCGATGCCAACCTAGATCCGGCTCTACGTGCGGAGGCGATGACCTTGCCTTCGGAAGCGGATATTGCGGAAGTGGCACGGCCTTGTGACCCGGAAGCGATTCATGCGATACGCGAGTTGATTTACTCCACGTTGGCGAATGCGTTGCGGATTGATTTGGAAACGTTATACGACGCGCTCAATACCGACGGCGAATACACGGTGGACGCACTCAGTATCGGGCGACGCAGTTTGAAAAACGTGTGTCTTGATTACTTAGGGCGGGTTAAAGATGAAGGTATTCACGCGCTGTGTCACCAGCAATACCAAGAGGCGGGTAATATGACCGACGCGCTGGCAGCGTTGGCGGTGCTGAACCGGATTCAATGCCCAGAACGTGATGCGGCATTACAGCATTTCCACGACCGTTGGCAACACGACGCGCTGGTGATGGATAAATGGTTTGCGGTGCAAGCGGTATCACCATTGCCTGAAACCTTGGCGGAAATCCAAACCCTGATGCAACATCCGTTGTTTGATTTGCGCAACCCCAATAAAGTGCGGGCGTTAATCGGCAGCTTTGCGATGCGTAACCCATTACATTTCCACGCGCAAGACGGTAGCGGTTATGTGTTCCTCGCGGATAATGTATTGCAATTGGATGCGATGAACCCGCAAATTGCCTCACGGATGGTGCGCC